In Balearica regulorum gibbericeps isolate bBalReg1 chromosome 2, bBalReg1.pri, whole genome shotgun sequence, one DNA window encodes the following:
- the LOC104638052 gene encoding solute carrier family 22 member 13-like, giving the protein MSGVGEILKAVGDFGTFQKWLVLLTLFPCLSVAFHQFCQLFMVPNVPHHCDTSWIRAVGPNLTEEEQLNLTLPRDVDGAYEQCSMYSPVDWDLGSIVAYGLNATEKCSSGWVYPSAQPPSLLTEFDLVCDRKDLNDISQSIYMVGLFLGSMIFGPLSDRIGRRPVILISIFLQGLFGVGIAFVPHFYVYMAFRCVVGASVSGITMTILALATEWVGVSSRPKAVLISHCCFAIGQMILAGLSYGIRNWRLLEIAGSTPIFAFFLFTRVLPESARWLVTKGRTEEAKKVLQKAASINKRTIPPGLLEQLKPETQPKSASILDLFRKKHLWKVTLIMSCTWFVNSLVYYGLSLNVTNFGLDIYLTQLAFGAVEIPARVGCIFMLQWFGRKKTQAVLLLLSGLVCLIITGIPEDQPVVTTVLAIIGKFTASASFSTSYVYSAELFPTVVRQTGVGLCSMSARVAGIIAPLIRLLGQYHRAIPMAIFGSAPVVGGLLCFLLPETRGTDLVDDMGSGRPPDEVCENANSSSENGHVKGKDGGQDNEYTKTTHF; this is encoded by the exons ATGTCAGGCGTCGGAGAAATTTTGAAAGCGGTTGGTGATTTTGGGACGTTTCAGAAATGGCTGGTGCTGCTCACCTTGTTTCCCTGCCTCAGTGTGGCTTTCCATCAGTTTTGCCAACTTTTTATGGTTCCCAATGTGCCACATCACTGTGACACCAGCTGGATCCGTGCTGTCGGCCCCAACCTGACCGAGGAAGAGCAGCTGAACCTCACCCTGCCCCGGGACGTGGACGGGGCATACGAGCAGTGCTCCATGTACTCGCCGGTGGACTGGGACCTCGGCTCCATCGTGGCGTACGGCCTGAACGCCACGGAGAAGTGCAGCAGTGGCTGGGTGTACCCCTCAGCACAACCGCCGTCCCTGCTGACCGAG tttGACCTGGTGTGTGACAGGAAGGACCTGAATGACATCTCCCAGTCCATCTACATGGTGGGGTTGTTTCTAGGATCGATGATCTTTGGGCCACTAAGTGACAG GATCGGCCGCCGACCAGTCATTCTTATCTCCATCTTCCTCCAGGGCTTGTTTGGTGTAGGAATTGCCTTTGTACCCCATTTCTATGTGTACATGGCCTTCAGATGTGTTGTGGGGGCTTCGGTGTCAGGGATCACTATGACGATACTGGCCTTGG ctACAGAATGGGTTGGTGTCTCCTCCCGGCCAAAGGCAGTGcttatttctcattgctgttTCGCCATCGGACAGATGATTTTGGCTGGCTTGAGTTATGGTATTCGCAACTGGAGGCTGCTGGAGATTGCAGGATCTACtcctatttttgccttttttttattcaccCG GGTGCTACCAGAATCAGCGCGGTGGCTGGTGACAAAAGGCAGAACAGAGGAAGCTAAGAAGGTCCTTCAGAAGGCAGCGTCCATCAACAAGCGCACCATCCCACCAGGACTCCTTGAGCAG tTGAAGCCTGAGACACAGCCCAAGTCTGCAAGTATTCTGGATCTCTTTCGGAAGAAGCACCTCTGGAAGGTGACTTTAATCATGTCGTGCACCTG GTTTGTGAACAGCCTTGTCTACTATGGGCTGAGTCTGAACGTGACAAATTTTGGTCTGGACATCTACCTGACACAGCTTGCCTTTGGAGCGGTGGAAATCCCAGCCCGTGTTGGTTGTATCTTCATGCTGCAGTGGtttgggaggaagaaaacccaGGCTGTTCTCCTGCTGCTGAGTGGCCTGGTGTGTCTGATCATCACTGGCATCCCTGAAG aTCAGCCTGTGGTGACCACTGTCCTGGCCATCATCGGCAAGTTTActgcctctgcctccttctCCACCTCCTATGTCTACTCTGCAGAGCTCTTCCCCACAGTTGTCAG GCAGACCGGCGTGGGGCTGTGCTCGATGTCAGCACGGGTGGCAGGGATCATTGCCCCACTGATCCGCCTCCTGGGCCAGTACCACCGGGCCATCCCCATGGCCATCTTTGGGAGTGCCCCCGTGGTGGGGGGgctgctctgcttcctgctgCCTGAGACCCGCGGCACCGACCTGGTGGACGACATGGGGAGTGGCCGCCCCCCAGATGAG GTCTGTGAAAATGccaacagcagctctgaaaatggACAcgtgaaaggaaaagatggtgGTCAAGACAATGAGTACACAAAGACCACTCACTTCTAG